One Pichia kudriavzevii chromosome 3, complete sequence genomic window carries:
- a CDS encoding uncharacterized protein (PKUD0C05250; similar to Saccharomyces cerevisiae YGL205W (POX1); ancestral locus Anc_3.514): MKQTILPQERAPDASHLIWSERMACTFSLNKMHAFLEGSFGDAIHTLRLMQQIERDPILQVKSNYYEMSREEHRKITAEKIARLAQFMEEDSPNFQVFQDRLNLIAMIDPQLGTRVGVHLGLFLSAIRGNGTQEQFDYWAFQRGAILMKDVYGCFSMTEIAHGSNVAELETLAEYDIEKKVFRITTPHIGATKWWIGGAAHSATHTVVFARLIVKKRDYGVKTFVVPLRDVNHNLYPGVSIGDIGEKMGRDGIDNGWIQFSNVKIPREYMLCKFCKVDEDGNVEEPPLEQLAYGALLGGRVTMVTDSFRTGERFITIALRYSVGRRQFTVKGKSFENQLINYPLHQRRLLPYLAWVYGMSVASYQIQRDHKAVLNGLEEGVRSGDIKVITNAIEQLKGLFADSASLKSTCTWLTADLIDEARQSCGGHGYSAYSGFGKGYADHVVQCTWEGDNNILAQNSGRITIQKVLQMLKNGKVGGTNYQFLYDAKREGAILERLEDYKDLKKLNLAIKSIILRISLNAIDKLNSNGKNWDLIANDKLSLSKLYAAEYILDKWISRIDEVEDENVAQQLKNLAVLFAISNIDKFGLEFLKFKVVLDHDILEKAQTEFLQIVRKDVIPLTDSFKLSDFFINSVLGGYNGDIYNEYLETVKSMDPYNNGKPPYATEFLAMLNRGGVEEREKFQKSPEVLAKLCGSNDDDD, encoded by the coding sequence ATGAAACAAACTATACTTCCACAAGAAAGGGCACCTGATGCCAGTCATCTTATCTGGAGTGAGAGAATGGCATGCACATTCTCCTTGAACAAGATGCATGCCTTTCTTGAAGGATCATTTGGTGATGCAATCCATACGTTGCGGTTGATGCAACAAATTGAGCGAGATCCCATATTACAGGTAAAGAGTAACTACTACGAAATGTCCAGAGAGGAGCACCGCAAAATTACTGCTGAAAAAATTGCGAGGTTGGCTCAATTTATGGAGGAGGACTCTCCTAATTTCCAGGTTTTCCAAGACCGGTTGAACCTAATTGCCATGATTGATCCACAATTGGGGACTAGAGTTGGGGTCCATTTGGGGTTGTTTCTATCTGCAATTAGAGGAAATGGAACACAAGAACAATTTGATTATTGGGCATTTCAAAGAGGTGCCATTTTAATGAAGGATGTATATGGTTGTTTTAGTATGACGGAGATTGCCCATGGCTCGAATGTGGCTGAATTGGAGACTTTAGCCGAATATGATATTGAGAAGAAGGTGTTTAGAATAACCACCCCTCATATTGGTGCTACCAAATGGTGGATTGGAGGTGCTGCACATTCTGCGACACATACGGTTGTTTTCGCACGATTGATTGTTAAGAAGAGGGATTATGGAGTGAAGACGTTTGTTGTTCCCTTGAGAGATGTGAATCACAATTTATATCCAGGTGTTTCTATTGGAGATATTGGGGAGAAAATGGGGAGAGATGGTATTGATAATGGATGGATCCAATTTTCCAATGTGAAAATTCCAAGGGAATATATGCTTTGTAAATTTTGTAAAGTTGACGAAGATGGGAATGTCGAGGAGCCACCTTTAGAGCAATTGGCATATGGTGCCTTATTAGGTGGTCGGGTTACAATGGTGACTGATTCATTTAGAACTGGGGAGAGGTTTATTACTATTGCATTACGTTATTCTGTTGGTCGGCGGCAATTTACTGTTAAGGGGAAATCTTTTGAGAACCAATTGATCAATTACCCTCTACATCAACGAAGACTATTACCTTATCTTGCATGGGTTTATGGTATGAGTGTTGCCTCgtatcaaattcaaagagatCATAAGGCTGTTTTAAATGGTCTCGAGGAAGGAGTTCGAAGTGGGGATATCAAGGTGATTACAAATGCCATTGAACAATTAAAGGGATTATTTGCCGATTCTGCAAGTTTGAAGAGTACCTGTACTTGGTTAACTGCagatttgattgatgagGCTAGACAAAGCTGTGGAGGTCATGGATATTCTGCATATTCTGGGTTTGGCAAGGGTTATGCAGATCATGTAGTTCAATGTACTTGGGAAGGTGACAATAATATATTGGCTCAAAACAGTGGCCGAATTACCATTCAAAAGGTTTTAcagatgttgaagaatggGAAAGTTGGTGGAACcaattatcaatttctttatgATGCCAAGAGAGAAGGTGCAATTTTGGAGAGGTTGGAAGATTATAaggatttgaagaaattgaacTTGGCgataaaatcaattatTCTAAGAATCTCATTAAATGCAATTGACAAGCTAAACTCCAACGGTAAGAATTGGGATTTAATTGCTAATGATAAGTTGAGTCTCTCTAAATTATACGCCGCTGAATACATTTTGGATAAATGGATCTCAagaattgatgaagttgaagacGAAAATGTTGctcaacaattgaaaaacttggcTGTCTTgtttgcaatttcaaatatcGATAAATTTGGccttgaatttctcaaattcaaagttgtGCTTGATCATGATATACTTGAAAAGGCCCAAACTGAATTTTTACAAATTGTCCGGAAGGATGTCATTCCCTTGACGGATTCGTTCAAGTTGAGCGactttttcatcaattctgTTCTTGGTGGGTACAATGGGGACATTTATAATGAGTACCTTGAAACTGTTAAAAGCATGGATCCTTACAACAATGGTAAACCTCCTTATGCTACAGAATTTCTGGCCATGTTGAACAGGGGCGGTGTTGAAGAGCG